A genomic window from Paenibacillus sp. FSL K6-0276 includes:
- a CDS encoding cation diffusion facilitator family transporter: MVDIYEDIRKGERGAWVSIAAYLILSTFKLVSGYLFASSALVADGVNNLTDIVASVAVLIGLRISRKPPDSDHAYGHFRAETVAALLASFIMAVVGIQVIVEAVRSFFDRAKETPQLWSAGVALVCAVAMMGVYIYNKRLAKQINSGALMAAAKDNFSDAMVSIGAAVGIVGAQFGLPWIDSAAAVVVGLIISKTAWDIFRDSTYRLTDGFDEDKLMDLRSTIARTPGVEGIKDVKARVHGNHVHVDVVVEVDANITVVEGHKISDSIEERMSKLHNIMNVQVHVEPKD, encoded by the coding sequence ATGGTTGATATTTACGAAGATATACGTAAAGGCGAGCGTGGAGCTTGGGTTAGCATAGCGGCTTACCTCATTTTATCGACATTCAAGCTGGTTAGTGGATATTTATTCGCATCTAGTGCACTGGTCGCAGACGGGGTTAATAATTTAACCGACATCGTAGCATCTGTAGCCGTGTTGATTGGTTTGCGGATTTCGCGGAAGCCACCTGACTCTGACCATGCTTATGGACATTTCCGGGCAGAGACAGTTGCTGCATTGTTGGCCTCTTTTATTATGGCGGTAGTAGGTATTCAAGTTATTGTGGAGGCGGTGCGGTCCTTTTTCGATCGCGCAAAGGAAACACCGCAGCTGTGGTCAGCCGGTGTGGCTCTAGTGTGTGCAGTGGCAATGATGGGAGTATACATATATAACAAAAGGTTGGCTAAGCAAATTAATAGTGGGGCACTAATGGCAGCGGCCAAAGATAATTTTTCTGATGCTATGGTTAGTATAGGTGCTGCTGTTGGGATTGTGGGTGCTCAGTTCGGACTGCCATGGATTGATTCTGCGGCGGCAGTAGTTGTCGGACTGATTATCTCTAAGACGGCATGGGACATTTTCCGTGACTCGACCTACCGACTTACGGATGGCTTTGATGAAGATAAGTTGATGGATCTACGTAGTACGATTGCTCGAACGCCGGGAGTAGAGGGGATTAAAGATGTGAAGGCACGGGTTCATGGTAATCATGTGCATGTGGATGTCGTAGTGGAGGTAGACGCGAACATTACAGTGGTGGAAGGTCATAAGATCAGTGATTCCATTGAAGAGAGAATGAGCAAGCTACACAATATTATGAATGTGCAGGTGCATGTGGAACCTAAAGATTAA
- a CDS encoding ATP-binding cassette domain-containing protein translates to MISTSGVTLRYGKRALFEDVNIKFTPGNCYGLIGANGAGKSTFLKILSGEIEANTGDVHITPGERLAVLKQNHFEYDEFPVLETVIMGHTRLYEIMKEKDALYAKSDFTEADGLRAGELEGEFAELNGWDAEPDAAAMLIGLGIMRELHDKKMAELSGNEKVRVLLAQALFGRPNNLLLDEPTNHLDLESIGWLENFLMDYEGTVIVVSHDRHFLNKVCTHIADIDFGKIQMYVGNYDFWYESSQLAQALQRDSNKKKEDKIKELQAFIQRFSANASKSKQATSRKKQLEKITLDDIRPSNRKYPFLNFKPEREAGKQLLTISGLTKSVDGEKVLDDISFVVNKGDKIAFVGPYSQPKSLLFDVIMGEQEVDAGEYAWGVTTTQAYFPKDNSSYFDGVDLNLVEWLRQYSKDQDETFLRGFLGRMLFAGEEALKKASVLSGGEKVRCMLAKMMLNGANVLVFDEPTNHLDLESITALNNGLIDFDGTILFTSHDHQFIQTIANRIIEITPTGVIDRTMTYDEYLENPEIKEMRQHMYPVEV, encoded by the coding sequence ATGATTAGCACAAGCGGCGTAACACTCCGCTACGGAAAACGAGCTCTCTTCGAAGATGTAAACATAAAATTCACCCCTGGTAACTGCTACGGCTTGATTGGTGCCAATGGTGCTGGTAAATCAACCTTTCTGAAAATTCTGTCCGGGGAGATCGAAGCGAACACGGGTGATGTTCATATAACACCTGGTGAACGCCTTGCAGTTCTGAAGCAGAATCATTTCGAGTATGATGAATTCCCAGTGCTTGAAACAGTTATTATGGGTCACACTCGTCTTTATGAAATCATGAAAGAAAAGGACGCGCTTTATGCGAAGTCTGATTTCACGGAAGCAGATGGTCTTCGTGCCGGTGAGCTTGAAGGCGAATTTGCTGAACTTAATGGCTGGGATGCAGAGCCGGATGCGGCTGCTATGCTGATCGGTCTTGGAATTATGCGTGAACTGCATGACAAGAAAATGGCCGAACTGAGCGGCAATGAGAAGGTACGGGTACTCTTGGCACAAGCCTTGTTTGGCCGTCCAAATAACCTTCTGCTCGATGAGCCTACCAACCACTTGGATCTCGAATCTATTGGCTGGTTAGAGAACTTCCTCATGGATTATGAAGGTACTGTTATCGTCGTATCCCATGACCGTCACTTCCTAAACAAAGTATGTACGCATATTGCGGATATTGATTTTGGCAAAATCCAGATGTACGTTGGTAACTACGACTTCTGGTACGAGTCCAGTCAGCTTGCTCAAGCTTTGCAGCGTGATTCGAACAAGAAGAAGGAAGACAAGATCAAGGAACTGCAAGCCTTTATTCAACGTTTCTCGGCTAATGCTTCCAAGTCTAAACAAGCGACATCACGTAAGAAACAACTCGAGAAAATTACGCTGGATGACATTCGTCCTTCCAACCGTAAATATCCGTTCCTTAACTTCAAACCTGAACGTGAAGCGGGTAAGCAGCTTCTGACAATCAGCGGATTGACCAAATCGGTTGATGGTGAGAAGGTTCTTGATGACATCAGTTTTGTAGTTAACAAAGGGGATAAGATTGCCTTCGTGGGTCCTTACTCCCAGCCTAAATCACTTTTGTTTGATGTGATCATGGGTGAGCAGGAAGTGGATGCGGGTGAATATGCATGGGGAGTAACTACAACTCAAGCTTATTTCCCGAAAGACAACTCAAGCTATTTCGATGGCGTGGACTTGAATCTCGTAGAATGGCTGCGTCAGTATTCTAAAGATCAGGATGAGACGTTCCTGCGCGGATTCCTGGGACGGATGCTGTTCGCCGGAGAAGAAGCACTGAAGAAAGCTAGTGTGCTGTCCGGGGGCGAGAAGGTTCGCTGTATGTTGGCGAAGATGATGCTCAACGGTGCGAACGTGCTTGTATTCGATGAACCTACCAATCACTTGGATCTGGAATCCATCACGGCACTGAATAACGGGCTGATCGATTTCGACGGCACCATTCTGTTCACTTCCCATGACCATCAGTTCATCCAAACGATTGCTAACCGTATCATCGAAATTACACCTACTGGTGTAATTGATCGCACGATGACTTATGATGAGTATTTGGAGAATCCTGAAATTAAGGAAATGCGCCAACACATGTATCCTGTAGAAGTATAA